The Pseudonocardia sp. HH130630-07 DNA window GCGACGAGTGCGACGGCGAGGTCGCTGGCGTGGGTGGCCACGCAGGAGTCGCTGGTGCCGAGGATGGCGTGCATCCGGTTGGCGCCCTCGACGGCCGGGCAGCCGGTGCCGGGCTCGCGCCGGTTGCACCCCACGGTGACGTCGCGGTAGTAGCTGCAGCGGGTCCGCTGCATCAGGTTCCCGCCGATCGTCGCCATGTTGCGCAGCTGCTGGGACGCGCTGAGCAGCAGCGCACGGGAGGCCACCGCGGGCGTCTCCGGGTGCGCGGCGACGTCGCTCATCCGCTCCAGGGCCCCGATCCGCAGGCCTCCGGTCGCGCTGCCGTGCACGCCGCGCAGGGGCAGCGCGGTGATGTCCACGACGTGCTCCGGCGTGAGGACGTCGAGCTTCATCAGGTCGACGAGCGTGGTCCCGCCCGCGAGGACGGTGCCGGGGGCGGCGAGGGCGTCGTCCACCGTCGACGGCGCGGTCAGCTCAAACGGACGCATCGGTGCTCCTCGCCTGCTCGATCGCCGCGACGATGTTGGGGTAGGCCGCGCACCGGCGGAGGTTGCCGGACATGAACTCCCGGACGTCGGGGACGTCCTGCTCGACCGCCGCGACGGCGGACATGACCTGTCCGGAGGTGCAGAAGCCGCACTGCATGGCGTCCTGGTCGGCGAAGGCACGCTGCACCGGGTGCAGCTCGCCGTCGGGGGCCAGGCCCTCCACGGTGGTCACCGGCTCGCGCACGGTGGCCGCGAGGGTGAGGCAGGACAGCACGGGGCGCCCGCCGACGTGCACGGTGCACGCGCCGCACTGGCCGCGGTCGCACCCCTTCTTCGGGCCGGTGATGTCGAGCCGCTCGCGCAGCGCGTCCAGGAGCGTGACTCCCGGTTCGACACTCAGCCGTTCGGGACTACCGTTGATGTCGAGTGAGATCTCCACTGGCTCTCTCTCCCGCGGGCCGCGGCGGGATCGCCGACAGGGCCCGGTGGTGGTTCGGGTGGTGGTTCGGGAACGGACCCAGCCTAGCGGATATTTATCCGCTCAGCAGATCGGTAGACTGCCGGATCTGGGAGTAGGCCGCCGACACCGCATCTGCGGGCCTACGAGTCGATTCGACGGGCAGGTGAGGATGACGGGATCGGTCAGCCATCGCCGCGCGGACACCCGGCGCAACCACGACCGGATACTGGCCGCCGCGGCCGCGTCGGTCACGGCGGGCGAACTCTCCTTCAACGCGATCGCGAAGCAGGCGGGGGTCGGGGTCGGCACCGTCTACCGGCACTTCCCCACCCGCGACGCGCTGGTCCTCGCGGTCTACCGGCGGGAGGTGGCGCACCTCGTCGAGGTGGTGCCCGGCCTGCTCCGGGCGCACCCCCCGGAGCAGGCGTTCCGGACCTGGGCGACCGAGCACCTCGCGCGCTACATGATGACCAAGCGGGGCCTGGCCTCCGCGCTGCAGGCCGCGAGCTCGGCCGACGACGGCGTGGCGGCCGACGCCTACCGGTCGATGCTCGGGGCGGCCTCGACCCTGGTCGAGGCCAACGTCCTGGCCGGGACGATCCGGGCCGACGTGGATCCCGAGACCGCCCTGCGCGGTCTGAGCGGGCTCTTCTTCCTCGACCCGGCCGGCGACTGGCAGCAGTCCGCCGCGGACCTCACCGACCTGGTGTGGCGCGGGATGTCGGCCGGCTGAGCCGCCTCAGCGGATGCGCGCCACCACGAACACCCGGCGGAACGGGAACCAGGTGCCGCCGTCGGCGGCCCGCGGGTAGGCGGCGCGCAGCTCCGGGGCCAGCTCGTCGACGAAGGCCGCGTAGGCGGTGTCGTCGAGGGCGTCCCGGATCGGGCGCAGCGCGGTCCCGGAGAGCCAGTGCAGCACCGGGTCCGCGCCGTCGAGCCGCTGCAGGTAGGTGGTCTCCCAGGCGTCCACCTCGGCACCGGCGACGGCGAGCAGCTCCGCGTAGCCGAGCGGGTCGAGCACGGTCCCGCTGCCGCGCAGCTCGAACCGGTCGCGCCAGTGCGGCCGGGCCGCGACCTCACGGGTGAGCGCGTGCGACGGTGCGTCGAAGTTGCCGGGCACCTGCATCGCCAGCCACGCCCCCGGCGCGAGCGCGGTGGCCCAGCTCCGCAGGATCCCGGCGTGCTCGGGCACCCACTGCAGCACGGCGTTGGTGACGACCAGACCGGTGTCGCGCGGCGGCGCCCAGTCCCGGACGTCGACCAGGCCGGCGTCGACCCCGGCCCGCCGCGCCGCCTCCACCATCTCCGGTGAGGAGTCGAACGCCTGCACCGTCGCCGCGGGCCAGCGCCGGGCCAGCAGCCCGGTG harbors:
- a CDS encoding FAD binding domain-containing protein; protein product: MRPFELTAPSTVDDALAAPGTVLAGGTTLVDLMKLDVLTPEHVVDITALPLRGVHGSATGGLRIGALERMSDVAAHPETPAVASRALLLSASQQLRNMATIGGNLMQRTRCSYYRDVTVGCNRREPGTGCPAVEGANRMHAILGTSDSCVATHASDLAVALVALDARVELVHADGGRTLALTDFYRTPGDTPEVEHDLRPGELISEIVLPPVPDSVRSTYVKVRDRASYEFALCSAAVVLDVRDGRIADARVAVGGVGTVPWALPAVAEALRGAPLTEEAFEAAAASAADGARPLAQNAYKMSLVRRTVVRALLEATEEDRT
- a CDS encoding trans-aconitate 2-methyltransferase produces the protein MTATSWDPDLYRAFDDHRSRPFADLLARVGELDPALTRVVDAGCGPGHLTGLLARRWPAATVQAFDSSPEMVEAARRAGVDAGLVDVRDWAPPRDTGLVVTNAVLQWVPEHAGILRSWATALAPGAWLAMQVPGNFDAPSHALTREVAARPHWRDRFELRGSGTVLDPLGYAELLAVAGAEVDAWETTYLQRLDGADPVLHWLSGTALRPIRDALDDTAYAAFVDELAPELRAAYPRAADGGTWFPFRRVFVVARIR
- a CDS encoding TetR/AcrR family transcriptional regulator, with product MTGSVSHRRADTRRNHDRILAAAAASVTAGELSFNAIAKQAGVGVGTVYRHFPTRDALVLAVYRREVAHLVEVVPGLLRAHPPEQAFRTWATEHLARYMMTKRGLASALQAASSADDGVAADAYRSMLGAASTLVEANVLAGTIRADVDPETALRGLSGLFFLDPAGDWQQSAADLTDLVWRGMSAG
- a CDS encoding (2Fe-2S)-binding protein, whose product is MEISLDINGSPERLSVEPGVTLLDALRERLDITGPKKGCDRGQCGACTVHVGGRPVLSCLTLAATVREPVTTVEGLAPDGELHPVQRAFADQDAMQCGFCTSGQVMSAVAAVEQDVPDVREFMSGNLRRCAAYPNIVAAIEQARSTDASV